The genome window CCATAcatactctcccttcccttcaatacaccttccctctcttatccccgacacacacacacacaaacacacacacatacacggggAGAGGCCACTTGACAACAAACACCTGCCGTCTCAACTCTTGCGCTGTGACTTAGCCAGAGTAATTAATCATcgcaattatcattatttttgctcCTGACAGCTCTTATTTTCGATACTCCGCCGTGTTACTCTCCCTCAAGTTTCCGGGGAAAGCAGCAGCGCCGCCATGTCTCTGAGTTACTGACTATACATGTGttgttcatttatatataaagaaataaagaattacCTGTGAtttccatgtatttttttttctaatctctcgCTTTTGTTTTATAATTGGGTTTACGAGGCACCTGTCTGGTATTACCACTATTTTCCTCACCACAatgactattactattactattacttttactaataatactaatactaataccactaataaaaccattgctactactactactactactactactactctactactactactactactactactattactactactactactatcactttttttttatttcttccctttactGTACTGATAATATCGCTGCGGTTTCTGTGATTTCTTAAGATAGATATACCACTACCAGTGGTTTTCAGACTATCTAGTATGACGGCATACTAAgaaactatttttatttatgtggACATTCGCAGCACACCGTGTTGACGGGAGGTTTTTTTGCACAAGGTTCGGCATcatcacgataaaaaaaaatacagtagtaCAGCAGTACAAGGAGTAGTAAGTGACAGCTTCACAAGAGAGGAGTTTTGTTACcttgtctgtggtggtggtggtagtgacgagGACTGACcttagcactaccaccaccaccaccacagacatgGTAACAAAACTCTTCTCTTGTTAAACTGTCATTAGCTAGTCCTTGTACTgcccttcccctctcattaGCCCcctttttaatacttttttttttactttttatgtgttttatttgcttctttcttattgcttttattgtatcaaatttatttgttttcaagtttattttgttttctagtgTGGTGATGCCGGGCGTTATACTCTTATGTAtatgcgtatatatatatatatatatatatatatatatatatatatatatatatatatatatatatatatatatatatatatatatatatatatatatatatatatgtgtgtgtgtgtgtgtgtgtgtgtgtgtgtgtgtttaaccagATTTTGAAGGTTTTAACACATTTTTAGCATGGTAGTGAAAAGTACTGAATTTGTACGAAACCTCcacactttcatttattttctgattttcttattGCTTTTGCCAACAGGACTAGCATCCTTAATGTTCTTATTTTGgagaatgaacaaaataaaaaatcatgCAGTACTGCACTTCAATTTTTCATCCTTCTAGTAACTCGATGTTAGCCAAAATGTATGGTACTGGAGTGCCTTCACCTCGCTACAGGGATGCTCAGGTCGGAAAAGCTCAAGAAACGCCGTTTTAGAAGCATtttatttaacattttctttctttttttcaggaaaTTTCCTTACTATTATTTTGTAACAGAAAATCAACATCTATTGATAACAAGCCAAGAAATTATATTTCAAatgttgaaaataataaaagcattCTGAATAAATCGTAATTTTTATCTTCTAGATAGATAAATGCACTATTGAGTAACAATTCTGTAGAGAGAATATTATTTTGTACTTAACCATGCTATGTTGAGTTTGCTTGCAGTGGTCAAGTACTTTCTAGGTCAACTTGGGTCACGACCCTTCCTTCCAAAAGGCTGACCTGTAATGTCATTCTATAACACCAGAATCGTGCAGTGGTTCCCTTTTACTATCACATACTGCCAGtattcctttctccttgtcGTAGCTCTTTTACTTGGGTTGTAAAGTGTAAGAATTGCGATGGTGAGAGAATATGGAAGATTCAGCATGTTCAGTAGAGGATGAGGACGTGAACTGTGGGACCGTAAAGGTGGTTTGACTCATGTAGCACCATGGCGATGCTTGATCTCCTGAAGCGCCAGGAGggcatggagaaggaggaagatgatctGTAGCTATTAGTTTAGGCTGTTactagaaatatgaaaaataatagatatgCGTTTCCCTATCTTATAAAAGCATGTTTCTGTTATCACCCTAAAATTTACGTTGTTATTTAGCGGAATCACACAGGGGAAAAAAAGTCGCAGTCCTGAAGTCGTAAGTTACACTGGGAGGCCCAAAATAGAGTCGTAAAGTCGCAGTCACCCTAGATCTGGCGGCAAAGTCGCAGAGTCAAAGttgcacctgaaaaaaaaaaaaaaaaaaaagtcgcgcCTATCTATGGAGGAATTGATTTATACTTTGAATTGCTAATGTTAAGTAAGCCAGTATTGAGTGCCGGAGGGAGTGTGTGATGGATGGATTGAAAATATCAATAACCGAAGTAGTTTATCACTCCCGTGCGACGGTGGAAGGACACGAGAAAGACTTGTACTGCCGGAGAGAGGCGCCATCTCGGTTTCGTCTAGCGAAGAGAACAATagcagatgaaaagagaaacaatatgATACGGTACATGTGCCAAACTGATATAAAAGATAACTTATACAAAAGTAGAATGAAAGGCAAAGGTCTAGAATACAAGCCTTTCAAGTAAACATGCTTTTATAAGATAGGGAAAcgcatatttattatttttcatatttctagcAACAGCCTAAACTAATAGCTACAGAacatattcctccttctccatgccCTCCTGGCCCTTCATCTCCTCCAGCCGAGGTAATttcttaaaaataataataataaaaaaataaataaatataaaaatataagtgtctttgttcttgttcaatATCGCGGCAAGAATCGCAGAAAATTGGCGGTACGACTTTGCTTCGTCACACTTCAAAACGTTTGCGACTTTCGATTTTGTGACTTCGAAATTCACGGATCGACGAAGtcacaaagtcgcaaatcggtGCCGCAACGCCCACCTCTgcatttccccttttctctctctaaacttgTCGAAAAATGTGGAATGTTTGTGAATCACTGTAAATCTATTTCTCATCCTCAGCAATTAACAATGTCACGCGCAAATAGAATCATATCCAATTTCCATTACACATAATCTACGCATAGTACCACTTCAGCACCGGCAGTTCAGCACCGGCAGCCTTTATACTTCCAGCTGGACGCTAATAGCACAGCTACGATGGCAGGTTAACTATTAAGACACTACTACAGCGTTTGTATTGGAGATAAAAGTGGGAATTGTTTTAGAATACAGGCCGTtttcaccaaagactaatacgtCATCTTATTTGCTCAATTTGCTTTGAAATAGAagtataagaagaggagaagcggTGGGAAAGGAGTGCATGAAGGCGTAGATTGATTTCCAAAGTGTAAGAGGCATTACtagtgaggagagagacagtggaaggaagagaatcagGTAAAAATAAGATCATGTCCCTATCACCTCCATTTGCTCCACCGTCACTTTCGCCTCTTCTTTAATCTCTCGTTCAACTCCAACTCCTTTACGTCCTTGTGATCTTCTCTACCTCTTTTACCGGCTCCTTTCTTCCTGCCACATCTcaaccctcttcctctcctcatccctctACAGTTTATATCTGTACATCATTTACTTTGTTCACACTTTGGTCTTGATGATGCTTTTAACATAgaccaggaggaagagacaatagagggaggaaaatcgacagtaaaatgagagaaaaggaaaacaagaatttaATTTACAcatgtacttttttcttttgtaggaGAAACTGGCCAAgtgcaacacaaaaaaaaaaaaaaaaaaaaaaaaaaaaaaaaaaggcccactcggttgccagttcccttaacgATAAatatgagttatccaaaattcagggacaaatgttttgaaacctccctcttaaaagaagtcaagtcataggaagatggatatACTGAGGCatacagggagttccagagaaaggtatgaatgactgagagtacaggttaactcttgtattagagaattGAGAATTGGACAGGATAGGGGTGAAAGGAAGGCCTTGTGCAGCGATgccgcaggaggatgggaggcatgcaggcagttagcaagatcagcagatcagttagcatgaaaatagcgataaaagatagcaagagatgcggtgaggaaaagactgaagacagtcaatcagaggagaggagttaatGAGACAAtcagcttttgattccaccctatctaacaaaactgtgcgAGTGGAACccacccaaacatgcgaagagtattccatacaaggacggataaagcccttgtacagagttagcagttggaaggatgagaaaaactaGCGGAGACAACTCAGAaagcctaatttcatagaagccgTTTTAGCTATGTCTGAGTTGAGTGTAGAATGAGTGCTGATCCTCATAtaccataaataaaaatatcccATCTATAAACTACTTTTTATTGTACTCTTCATACAAAATTTCAGAAAAGTTCAAAGATTataaaaacagaataaagaaaactttcAAAATATTTTTGAAAGTAGAACTTTGATGTATGATTGTACTTCATTATGGTCAAAATCAGATATTAGAGTCATTCTGCGAAACAAGAGCTCACACTCAAAAAAAAGTTTACATAATTTATACAAAATGTTTCACTTACTCCTAAATGTTCATGATGTTATTTATACAATCCTGTAGAATTTAGCAATGAATTAGTTTGTCCAATGACTATGCAGAATGGCATGATGCAGAGGCTCTATGAGGGTGAAGTACAAATTGTGAAGCCTCATTCCAGCAGAAACACATACAAACTATACTCACAAACCTGTTGTCTTAATATTCACTAAACAAAGAAATGTCACCTAACAAACACAATTGCAGTCctgaaaagacaaaattaaacaTAAGGTTATTTTCATGAAATGAGAACAGTCCTTTAAAATGAAGATTGAAGCACTCATGTCTGCTGGAAGGAGGGTTTGCTTCATGAGTATAAAGTGAAGAAGTTTTGGGTTGATGTGGGACCTTGGACGGGTGAAGTACCTCTCTTAAGATGCCACACATCCCCCAAGTACTGCCACGTCCCATGTCCCACGTCCCTCTGGGGGTTGCATCCTTTGGCAACCCAGAGATTCAAGTATTTACAACAGATGCATGCCCAACACTTCATTCCAAattaaagaataatgaatgGCTACAACTAAGACATAATAAATAActcactaaaaaaataaataaaatcatatcCACCAAAACAGTACTAATTTATCAAATCATTAAGTAATATCAACATACCCTTTCTTTGGcatgagaagacaaaaaaaaattgtaataaaataaaataaaataaaatgggtGTGGAGCAAATTTTCATAAAGTAAAGTTTCAAAAAACTATCCATTATgatctaaataaaaaatacaactcATAAATTCACATAAATTACTGTCCCTTATAATCAAGttgaacacaaaaaaacaagattgTCACTTTACCAGTACTGCACACACCAATCAACCCACACGATTACATTGCTTCCTTGATTCACAAAGGGCACTCGTTTCTCCTCAATGCCACAGTGCATCAACGCACCTACACTCTGCAACACGGCTATCAACTATACCaaggtcatatatatatatatatatataaatatccatatatatacacatatgtatatatataatacttcTGGCCACATAAAGGAAAAGGCAATcattcatcctcatcatcatcatcctcatcttcactttcactttcatcttcatcgtcctcatcatcattctcttctgCAGTCTTGAGTTTCTTGGCCACAAAGTTCCCAGCCTTAAATGCTCTCATCTCctgtcacataaaaaaaaaaaaatacaaataaataaataaataaaatacagttAGCCACAAAATTTTGAGGTCCATTTTCTACAATAAATTCTGAGAAATTTTgaaacaaaatatcaaaacgATAATCTGACTCCATGAAATCATCTGGCAATAAAAAACATTGgcttagaataaataaaaaaaaaaaaaaaaaaaaaaaaaaaaaagattattgaataaaaatgagcaacataaaaaaatagaatgcaATGTGAGAAGACAATCTCCAAACCCCAAGAAAATGTAAACTGCATCTCACCATTAAATGCTTCATTTTGGTGATCTAAGGAATTATTTCAtggaacaaaacaaacaaaaactcaTCCATTGTACTGCATTTTCCAAACAATCAGGGTTATCTAGACTTCAGAaattaaaaatactaaaatatgaAAAGCTAAGCATACCAATACTTACAAAAGTAACTGAACTAACCTTCTGGTACCTGGCTTTGTCCTCCTCAGCCATGGCTTCATATTTGGCCTTGGATTCTGGTAAGGCTTGACTCCAGGCAGCCCCCAACTGTTTGGCTACATCACCAACACCCAATTCAGGGTTGGTGGCACGAATCTTTGGTCGTTCATCATTGCAAAACCAGAAAAAGGCTGATCTGCAACATAAAAGTAACAATTAACTTCAAGAAGACAAAAGGTACAGTTCATTATTGCTTTAAATGAATACTTCAGCTTTCACAGGCAGAAGGAATGAgtgcaagaatacaagtataaAATTTGATGAAACACTTATTTCAAAAGCCATCCATAACCaaatgcaatgtgtgtgtgtgtgtgtgtgtgtgtgtgtgtgtgtgtgtgtgtgtgtgtgtgtgtgtgtgtgtgtgtgtgtgcgtgtgcgtgtgagtaaATGCACACAGTTACAATACTCACAGGGCTCTCTTAGGTGCATTGGGGTCTTTACGGTTTCTACGCTTGCGTGCTGCACGAGACTGACGGGGGCCTTTGTAGCCCTTCATCTCTGTGTCATAGCGCTGTTTGTCCTTCTCTGCCATCTCATAAAATCTCTGCTTCTCCTTGTCAGTCATTGTCTGTATCAATAATAAATTTGCCCATTACGGAAAACATCATACATTTGGAGTTACAACAATTCATGTTGTACAGATTGCAGAACCTACTCATAATGCTGGAGCATTCTACTAAAGGGTCGAAGAGTAAAAGGTAATGATTGTTACAGAGGCAAATTTACTTCTAAATAAACATCAATAAATATCCAGGTCCCATATACTCCTCCTTGGATACATGAAACTGATGAAGACAACGACAGAAGTATTAAAAGCAAGAGGCAATGACATGATCAGAATGCTCAGCCATCATTAACAAGATGCGGAGAGAGGAGATAACACTAACTGACTGGAACAAAATGATTGTGCCACTAGTGTGATCCACTAGATGTTATTACACAAATGTTggaaaaagtaacagaaaaaggaaaatacctTCATTTAAACTATGTAGACTTTAAACCAACATTTGAACACAATGCTCCATCATAATAGATGGCAACAACACAGTGGTTTCCAGGAGTGGGAATAGAAAATGGTTGTTCCACGTCTCCCTCACTAAATTTTAATGCAGGGATGGGTAAACTTTTCAGTGCAAGGgccatatttaaaaaaaataataataattatagggCCACATTATATATTAATCCAAAAAAATTTACTtttaaaacagacaaaattaAACGCATTTAAAGAAAAGGCACAAGCCCATTTATACGCACAcctgaaggagaaaaacagcATATTCACAATATTATTTGGCGTTGTTTGGtaactttctctttcaaatttactaacatttagAGAGAAGCATGAATTCCTTTGGCGGGCCCATGCAGCCTACAGGCCATAGTTTGTCCGCACCTGATTGAATGTGTACCTTGAGTTTGTGATGGAAGAATCATTAAGTCTAAACAAATTTGAATACTGTGTTGACTTAGTGAAATAAAATGTGCAGATAACACCACACACATAGCAGGTAGCATTGAGCAACTGAGGATGAACACAGAGGAGTTGGAACAGGCTTGTAGGTGATGGGGGATTGAAAATAAtgcaggaaagagaagacatgTCACCCATGAATGATAGGATTGCCATTAACCATCAAGACTTGGAACATATAGAATTTACATTCCTGAGGAGCATCATACTATACCGGGCCCGGAAAATTATATCAAAAGAAGGATAGCTTTGGCAGCAGTAGGTTTTGAAAGAGTTAGGAGAACAGCATGGAATAGGAGAGGCATATCCAGATGATTGAATATAAGATCATACAAGGCTCCAATTCACCTTATTGCCAAATACACATCAGAGACATAGATCATGATGGGGCAAGAGGATAGAATGCTCCTTGTCTTTGAAATGAGGTGCCAGAGGGTCACACTTGGAGTGACATTAAGAGAGAGTCAGGAACTAAAGGCcaagaagagagataggaaagaaaaggatccTAGTGGATAATATTCGGCAAAATTGGAATAGATGGTTTGGTCAGGTAGTCAGAACACCACAGGATGAATGTGTCTCCTTGGCGTATAAGGGGAATAAGGCAAACCCAAAGGGCAAACCTCCAAGACAGACAGGTCAGATTAGACAGGATTTGTGCACCCCACTACTGACAGCAGGGTACAACATCCTCAGGGAGAGAGCAGAAGTGTTGGaggctggtggtgatgtgtggacAAAGGGCAAAAGATGCCCGCACTATTTACATCATCAAATCATATACTCCTAATGGTGTCGCTATCATAAATCAGTATAATCTCAGAGACaaatgtgaatgaaaaaaaataaataaataaataaaaataaataaatactactactactactactactactactactactaataataataataataataataataatgaatcaatcaatgtgtgtgtgtgtgtgtgtgtgtgtgtgtgtgtgtgtgtgtgtgtgtgtgtgtgtgtgtgtgtgtgtgtgtgtgtgtgtgtgtgtatatatatatatatatatatatatatatatatatatatatatatatatatatatatatatatatatatatatatacaggggatccttgtGATTCGACCGTTCGCAGTTCCAATTATCGTCAATTTGAACTCAGTCAAGTAATAcacaatcctcaaggttcgaccgactAACTTGCCAATTCAACATTCATATCTGGCTCGCCACCCACCCAGTTAAAATCTGCCGCCACCCCAAATTCGCTGCAAACCCGCCAGGCAGAAGTGTAAAATGATGCTATCCAGTGTTGTCGTTAAGGTGGCGTCTCACTAGCACttttccctcaactttttctgtcaactttctgaagactgtcaacttttgttgaCGCTGGTCGTCACAGACAAGCTCTCTTCCGCCTTTGTCACGtgtgtcaactgtaaacaaacatgacgGCCCCTTCACCTATAGCAACCCATTGCTATTTTGGGCCTTTAATGatctctatgagaaactcttcagacaactttgtccactcataaacaacagagctgctcatcttggccagttgttccttggaagttctGTCTTGGAGCGTCGCAGTCCCAgacgaatgtaaacaaacaactgaactacttttcactgttaggctaggacaaaaaacatatataaatatagaaatatatttacatttacttatcaagattctattgatttgagattagTATAGCATctttccaattaacaagaaaattaattttattatgaaagtgttaattagaaaccatagatcttaatttgactaaaaattgacaaaggaaaacttgcgtttcgtctgactcaaggcgacggaaagccacctccagccccagccctaagcacaatttcctgcctttcaaaaaTAAGCTTGAGCttttaagaaagtgtgaggcaggtatagctcacagtgtcgttgcagtgcaaatggatgtccctagatcaacagtgtcaaaaatatggaagaacagggacaagtaccgcaAGACCGCTacaaatgtttttatttcaaaaaatgtactgtacagtatcctaatgtgtttaataaaaaaagttagatataaatgaagcctttaatagtactgatttagtctaagttagtgtttttttagaggttatagtgatgttttgggggatctaggctggaggttggtctctatcccccctaattcttaagtatcttatgggaaaaattgcttcacgattcgaatAAACGTTGATTCCACCAAtgaaaaaccgccctaaccccGTTGAATTGCGGGGGTtccctgtatgtatgtaactagACGAGCCAAGCAATTTGTGAAGTTCTAAGATCTAGTTAAAGGGAAAGAGCCTCCTCGTGGCCTCCTGCCGTGCAACGTGGTTTAACTTCAGGAAAAGCTCCTGAAACTAAACCGCGGCAAATACTTTCCCCCCTACAAAAGCCAAGATTTCTTcgtgcttttgttgttatttcctcTGCCTACATATACAAAAAGCGAAGTGAGCGGAGTGCTGCCAAATTTCTAGACTGTTCTAGGCAGCACTATCATGGCAGAGTCCCGTGGAAATAGAAGTCCTACATGCCCGACATGTTCCCGAACCTTCGCCAACTTCCAGGGAAGGCGGGTTCATGAGCAGTCCCAGC of Portunus trituberculatus isolate SZX2019 chromosome 37, ASM1759143v1, whole genome shotgun sequence contains these proteins:
- the LOC123513960 gene encoding high mobility group protein DSP1-like → MPRAKLVDTKPRGRMSAYAFFVQTCREEHKKKHPDENVVFSEFSRKCAERWKTMTDKEKQRFYEMAEKDKQRYDTEMKGYKGPRQSRAARKRRNRKDPNAPKRALSAFFWFCNDERPKIRATNPELGVGDVAKQLGAAWSQALPESKAKYEAMAEEDKARYQKEMRAFKAGNFVAKKLKTAEENDDEDDEDESESEDEDDDDEDE